The proteins below are encoded in one region of Pseudonocardia sp. DSM 110487:
- a CDS encoding DUF397 domain-containing protein, protein MPAPIPAGVVWRKSTFSGSSGNGDGCVEVAALAGGIAVRDTKDRARPPHVHSAPAWREFLAGIRAGEFDA, encoded by the coding sequence ATGCCCGCCCCGATTCCCGCCGGCGTCGTCTGGCGGAAGAGCACCTTCAGCGGGAGCAGTGGGAACGGGGACGGTTGCGTCGAGGTCGCAGCCCTCGCAGGTGGGATTGCCGTCCGAGACACGAAGGACCGCGCCCGCCCTCCGCACGTCCACTCCGCGCCCGCCTGGCGAGAGTTCCTCGCGGGCATCCGCGCGGGCGAGTTCGACGCCTGA